One genomic window of Glycine soja cultivar W05 chromosome 9, ASM419377v2, whole genome shotgun sequence includes the following:
- the LOC114425812 gene encoding putative clathrin assembly protein At2g01600 isoform X1: MATLQSWRKAYGAIKDTTKVGLAHVNSDFAELDVAVVKATNHVERPPKDRHLRKILFATSAVRPRADVAYCIHAIARRLAKTRNWTVALKTLIVIHRMLREGDPTLREEFLNFSQRGRILQPSNFKDDSSPIAWDCSAWVRTYALYLEERLECFQVLNYDIEAERLAKPVAGEDKGYSRTRDLNSEKLLEQLPALQQLLYRLVGCRPEGAAISNYVIQYALALVLKESFKIYCAINDGIINLVDKFFEMPRHEAIKAFDVYKRAGQQAESLSDFYEICKRLELARNFQFPVLREPPQSFLVTMEEFIKEAPRVVIVPNEPLLLLTYRPEGVPTIEDNKSSEEQEPSVPVDDIVSNSEPAPPQSRNNFETGDLLGLNDSTPDASLIEERNALALAIVSTETGSTALDSSGAQARDFDPTEWEIALVSTPSTNISSVNERQLAGGLNSLTLSSLYDEGAYRSAQQPVYVVPAPNPFEVQDPFALSSSIPPTSTVQMAAIAQQHINPFLHYQPYQPLQQHMLMNPANPFGDAGYGAFPVNPVSHPHNKNPFGSTGLM, from the exons ATGGCCACTCTTCAGAGTTGGAGAAAAGCCTACGGTGCCATCAAAGACACTACCAAAGTCGGTCTCGCTCATGTCAACAGCGACTTCGCG gaGTTGGACGTTGCTGTTGTCAAAGCCACCAACCACGTCGAGCGTCCTCCCAAAGACAGACACCTTCGAA AAATCTTGTTCGCAACTTCTGCTGTACGGCCTAGAGCTGATGTTGCTTACTGCATTCATGCAATCGCGCGTCGATTGGCCAAGACGCGGAACTGGACG GTGGCATTGAAAACATTGATAGTCATTCATAGGATGTTGAGGGAGGGTGATCCTACTCTCAGAGAAGAATTTCTTAATTTCTCACAGAGGGGGCGCATACTCCAGCCTTCTAATTTCAAAGATGATTCTAGCCCAATTG CTTGGGATTGTTCTGCCTGGGTACGTACTTATGCATTATATTTGGAAGAAAGACTCGAATGTTTCCAGGTTCTGAACTATGATATTGAAGCTGAGCGTCTAGCTAAGCCTGTTGCTGGGGAGGACAAG GGGTACAGCAGGACCAGGGATTTGAATAGTGAGAAGCTATTGGAGCAATTGCCTGCTTTGCAGCAGCTGCTCTATCGTCTTGTTGGTTGTCGT CCAGAAGGAGCAGCTATTAGCAATTATGTGATACAATATGCCCTGGCTCTG GTTCTGAAAGAGagctttaaaatttattgtgctATTAATGATGGCATTATCAATCTTGTTGATAAG TTTTTTGAGATGCCCAGACATGAAGCTATCAAAGCCTTTGATGTCTATAAGCGTGCGGGTCAGCAG GCGGAAAGTCTCTCTGATTTCtatgaaatatgcaaaagacTGGAACTTGCTAGGAATTTTCAGTTTCCTGTTTTAAGAGAG CCTCCACAatcatttcttgtaaccatGGAAGAATTCATAAAGGAGGCACCACGAGTGGTTATAGTTCCAAATGAGCCATTG TTATTGTTGACTTACAGACCAGAAGGTGTTCCCACGATAGAAGACAATAAATCTTCTGAAGAACAGGAGCCATCAGTGCCTGTTGATGATATTGTCTCAAATTCTGAGCCTGCTCCTCCACAGTCTCGCAACAATTTTGAAACCGGAGACTTACTG GGGTTGAATGACAGTACACCTGATGCATCCTTGATAGAAGAAAGAAATGCTCTTGCCCTAGCCATAGTCTCCACTGAAACTG GAAGTACTGCTTTAGATTCAAGTGGTGCTCAGGCAAGAGATTTTGATCCAACTGAATGGGAGATTGCCCTGGTCTCCACTCCAAGTACCAATATTTCTTCAGTCAATGAGAGACAGTTG GCGGGTGGGTTGAATTCTCTCACCCTTAGCAGCTTATATGATGAAGGAGCATATAGATCTGCGCAGCAACCAGTATATGTAGTGCCAGCCCCAAATCCATTTGAAGTGCAAGATCCTTTTGCTTTATCAAGTAGCATCCCTCCCACGTCAACCGTACAAATGGCAGCAATTGCTCAACAGCATATAAATCCATTCCTTCATTACCAACCATATCAGCCACTGCAGCAGCATATGCTGATGAACCCAGCAAATCCCTTTGGGGATGCAGGATACGGGGCATTTCCTGTGAATCCTGTTTCTCACCCTCATAATAAAAATCCATTTGGAAGCACTGGCTTGATGTAG
- the LOC114425812 gene encoding putative clathrin assembly protein At2g01600 isoform X2, whose product MLREGDPTLREEFLNFSQRGRILQPSNFKDDSSPIAWDCSAWVRTYALYLEERLECFQVLNYDIEAERLAKPVAGEDKGYSRTRDLNSEKLLEQLPALQQLLYRLVGCRPEGAAISNYVIQYALALVLKESFKIYCAINDGIINLVDKFFEMPRHEAIKAFDVYKRAGQQAESLSDFYEICKRLELARNFQFPVLREPPQSFLVTMEEFIKEAPRVVIVPNEPLLLLTYRPEGVPTIEDNKSSEEQEPSVPVDDIVSNSEPAPPQSRNNFETGDLLGLNDSTPDASLIEERNALALAIVSTETGSTALDSSGAQARDFDPTEWEIALVSTPSTNISSVNERQLAGGLNSLTLSSLYDEGAYRSAQQPVYVVPAPNPFEVQDPFALSSSIPPTSTVQMAAIAQQHINPFLHYQPYQPLQQHMLMNPANPFGDAGYGAFPVNPVSHPHNKNPFGSTGLM is encoded by the exons ATGTTGAGGGAGGGTGATCCTACTCTCAGAGAAGAATTTCTTAATTTCTCACAGAGGGGGCGCATACTCCAGCCTTCTAATTTCAAAGATGATTCTAGCCCAATTG CTTGGGATTGTTCTGCCTGGGTACGTACTTATGCATTATATTTGGAAGAAAGACTCGAATGTTTCCAGGTTCTGAACTATGATATTGAAGCTGAGCGTCTAGCTAAGCCTGTTGCTGGGGAGGACAAG GGGTACAGCAGGACCAGGGATTTGAATAGTGAGAAGCTATTGGAGCAATTGCCTGCTTTGCAGCAGCTGCTCTATCGTCTTGTTGGTTGTCGT CCAGAAGGAGCAGCTATTAGCAATTATGTGATACAATATGCCCTGGCTCTG GTTCTGAAAGAGagctttaaaatttattgtgctATTAATGATGGCATTATCAATCTTGTTGATAAG TTTTTTGAGATGCCCAGACATGAAGCTATCAAAGCCTTTGATGTCTATAAGCGTGCGGGTCAGCAG GCGGAAAGTCTCTCTGATTTCtatgaaatatgcaaaagacTGGAACTTGCTAGGAATTTTCAGTTTCCTGTTTTAAGAGAG CCTCCACAatcatttcttgtaaccatGGAAGAATTCATAAAGGAGGCACCACGAGTGGTTATAGTTCCAAATGAGCCATTG TTATTGTTGACTTACAGACCAGAAGGTGTTCCCACGATAGAAGACAATAAATCTTCTGAAGAACAGGAGCCATCAGTGCCTGTTGATGATATTGTCTCAAATTCTGAGCCTGCTCCTCCACAGTCTCGCAACAATTTTGAAACCGGAGACTTACTG GGGTTGAATGACAGTACACCTGATGCATCCTTGATAGAAGAAAGAAATGCTCTTGCCCTAGCCATAGTCTCCACTGAAACTG GAAGTACTGCTTTAGATTCAAGTGGTGCTCAGGCAAGAGATTTTGATCCAACTGAATGGGAGATTGCCCTGGTCTCCACTCCAAGTACCAATATTTCTTCAGTCAATGAGAGACAGTTG GCGGGTGGGTTGAATTCTCTCACCCTTAGCAGCTTATATGATGAAGGAGCATATAGATCTGCGCAGCAACCAGTATATGTAGTGCCAGCCCCAAATCCATTTGAAGTGCAAGATCCTTTTGCTTTATCAAGTAGCATCCCTCCCACGTCAACCGTACAAATGGCAGCAATTGCTCAACAGCATATAAATCCATTCCTTCATTACCAACCATATCAGCCACTGCAGCAGCATATGCTGATGAACCCAGCAAATCCCTTTGGGGATGCAGGATACGGGGCATTTCCTGTGAATCCTGTTTCTCACCCTCATAATAAAAATCCATTTGGAAGCACTGGCTTGATGTAG